From the genome of Terriglobales bacterium:
GTGAACCCGCCCAGCCGGCCGGGCGAAGAATCTACCCTATCCCGCGCCCCTACGCCAGCGCCTCCTGGACGGCTTGCTGCAGCGTGCGCAGGCCGGCAGCCACGTCGGCGGGCAGGTGCACGCGCAAGGCCCGGCGGTTGCGCTGTGCCAGCACCGTGAAGTCGCCGCGCGCCTGCGCCGCCTTGACCACGCCAAAGGTGTACTTCTGTCCCGGGACAGGCAGATCCACGGCGTCGTCGCAAGTGACCTGCAGGAAGACGCCGGTGTTGGGCCCGCCCTTGTAGGCCTGTCCCGTGGAATGCAGGAAGCGCGGGCCGAAGCCCAGGCAGGTGGCGACGCGCTTGCGGTCCCGGACCTCGTGACGCATGGCCTGCAGCACCTGCTCATGCTCCTGGTTCATGTGGACGTAGGCCAGCAAGGCAAGGTAGTCGCCGGCGCCGATCCGGTCCAAGTGGGCGCGCAGCATCCCGGAGAGTGACTTGTGCCTGGCCGCGCGCAGCAGGTCGGTGGCGTTGCGCTCATCGGCGAAGAGGCGGATGCCGCCCTCCTCCAGGAAGGGCTGCTCGGCGGGCAGCGCGCCCGTCTTCTCGTACTGCTCGGTCAGGGCGCGGGTGGCGATCTTGCTGGCCTCCACGTCAGGCTGGTTGAAGGGATTGATGCCCAGGATGGAGCCGGCGACCGCGGTCGCGATCTCCCAACGGAAGAATTCTTGGCCCAGGTCGTAGATGTCGGCCACCTCGATGCGCACCACCGGCTGTCCCGCCTTCTCCAGGGCCTCGAGGCCGGCATCCTGCGCCGGGTCGGCGCCCTGGGCCAGCCGCAGGTAGACGAAGACGCGGTCGTCGCCGTAGACCTCGGGCGGGCCCACCTGTTCGCCGTCCACCGGAATGAGGCCGCGGCCGTCCTTGCCTGTGCTCTCGGCCAGCAACTGCTCCAGCCAGGCCCCGAGATCGTGGATGCCCGGGGAGCTGATGAGCGTGACCTTGTCGCGGCCGGAGCGGCCCAGCGTGCCCAGGATCAGACCCAGCACCGCTCCGGGGTTGTCCTCCACGGGCGTGGAGGAGGTACAGGCCTGCACCATCTCTTCCGTGCGATCGAGAAAACGCTTGAGGTCAAGGCCCATCACCGCCGCCGGCACCATGCCGAAGTTGGAGAGCGCGGAGTAGCGTCCGCCGATCGAGGGCACGCCGAAGCAGACGCGGCGGAAGCCGTCGGCCTCCGCCACTTTCTGCATCTTGGAGCCGGGATCGGTGATGGCGAGGAAGTGCTCGCCGGCCTTCGCGCCCACCGCCTTGCGCGCCACTTCGAAGAAGTACTGCTTGAAGATGTTGGGCTCGAGCGTGCTCCCCGACTTGCTGGAGACGATGAACAGCGTGCTGCGAGGATCGATCTTCTCCTCGAAGGCCTTGATCTGGGCGGGGTCGGTGGAATCGAGGACGTGCAGTTCGGGATGGCCGGGCCGCGGGCCGAAGGTCATCTTCAGCACTTCGGGGGCAAGGCTGGAGCCTCCCATGCCGAGCAGGAGCACGGTGCGGAGGCCCGAGGTCCCTTCGGCAATGTCGGAGAGCTCGTGCAGGTGAGAGATCTGGTCCTCGGTGATGCCCAGCCAACCCAGCCAGTTCGATTCGTCGCTGCCCGTCCACAGGGAGATGTCGCCCGACCACAGGCGGCGGACCTTGCGCCCGGTGCGCCAGTCCTCCAGCGCCGCCCGGAAGGCCTTCTGGTTGGCCTCCGGTAGCTGGAAGCGCAGGCAACGGATGCGGGCGGAGGCGGGCTTGCGGTCCGTGCGCGCCACCGCGGCCAGCAGCTTGTCGAAGGCTTCGGCGAAGAGCTTGATGCCGTCTTCCAGAAGGTTGTCGGCGACCTGGCGCAGGGAGATGCCAACGCGCTCCAGGTCGGCAAGGACTTGTTGCGCGGCGGGGAGGTCGGCATCGAGGGTGCGGGCCAACTCGCCGTGGTCGCGGAAGGCGTCGTAGGTGGCCGGCGGGATGGTGTTGACGGTGTCGGCCCCGATCAGGCTCTCCACGTAGACCACGTCGCGATAAGCGGGGTTCTTGCTGCTGGTCGAGGCCCAGAGCAGGCGCTGGGTCTGGGCTCCGGCGGCAGCCAGCTTCTGCCAGCGCTCCCCGCTGAAGATGCGCTTGTACGCCTGGTAGGCGAGCTTGGCATTGGCGATGGCTACTCGGCCCAGC
Proteins encoded in this window:
- a CDS encoding bifunctional transaldolase/phosoglucose isomerase — encoded protein: MNPVATTAEPAPAATSANRLMRLQEFGQSVWLDYIRRSLITSGELQRFVDQDGLRGVTSNPAIFEKAITGSTDYANILKALAAEDLSPEETFERIAIRDIQDAADVLYPVYQKTGGRDGYVSLEVSPRLAKQTQATIGEARRLWQEVGRENLMIKVPGTSEGLPAIRQLISEGINVNVTLLFAQGRYEEVAEAFLAGLEARLGRGGDLGRIASVASFFVSRIDSAVDALLAARLKGASGADTQRLRPLLGRVAIANAKLAYQAYKRIFSGERWQKLAAAGAQTQRLLWASTSSKNPAYRDVVYVESLIGADTVNTIPPATYDAFRDHGELARTLDADLPAAQQVLADLERVGISLRQVADNLLEDGIKLFAEAFDKLLAAVARTDRKPASARIRCLRFQLPEANQKAFRAALEDWRTGRKVRRLWSGDISLWTGSDESNWLGWLGITEDQISHLHELSDIAEGTSGLRTVLLLGMGGSSLAPEVLKMTFGPRPGHPELHVLDSTDPAQIKAFEEKIDPRSTLFIVSSKSGSTLEPNIFKQYFFEVARKAVGAKAGEHFLAITDPGSKMQKVAEADGFRRVCFGVPSIGGRYSALSNFGMVPAAVMGLDLKRFLDRTEEMVQACTSSTPVEDNPGAVLGLILGTLGRSGRDKVTLISSPGIHDLGAWLEQLLAESTGKDGRGLIPVDGEQVGPPEVYGDDRVFVYLRLAQGADPAQDAGLEALEKAGQPVVRIEVADIYDLGQEFFRWEIATAVAGSILGINPFNQPDVEASKIATRALTEQYEKTGALPAEQPFLEEGGIRLFADERNATDLLRAARHKSLSGMLRAHLDRIGAGDYLALLAYVHMNQEHEQVLQAMRHEVRDRKRVATCLGFGPRFLHSTGQAYKGGPNTGVFLQVTCDDAVDLPVPGQKYTFGVVKAAQARGDFTVLAQRNRRALRVHLPADVAAGLRTLQQAVQEALA